The Arcobacter porcinus sequence AGTGAATGTGGAGATCTATCAAGATTTAAAACACCTATTAAATTTATTGGTTATCTTGGATTATTTCCAACAGAAAATAGCTCAGGTAATTCCAAATCTACAGGTCATTTAAGCAAAAGAGGTTCTTCTTTAGCTAAACATGCTTTATATATGGCAAGTGTTAGTTGTTTATTACACAACAAAGAACTAAAACAATATTATGATACAAAAAAGTCTCAAGGTAAATCCAAACAGGAGGGAATTATTGCTGTTGCTAGAAAACTTGCAACCATAATTTACTCTATATTTAGATACAACACTCCATATGATCCATCTCGTGTATTTTCTAAGTCATAAACAGTAAATTGTAAAAAGATCACAAGTTAGTACTTAAATCTAAAAGATAGCATTAAAAAAAGCTATCACTTTACTAAATTGTTTAACCAAACATTACTGTTTGATTATCAAAATACTATTTGCAAAATTCTAGATAATTGCATTAAAAATAGTACTTCAAAAATCAAACATCAGCAAGAAATATTTACTTGCAAATGTTCTTTAAAAATATATTGTTAATAAAATATTGCCTTTTTTAATTTTCTCTTCATTTTAAGTTATTCTTTATAAAAAGGCTTTATAGTAGCTTTAACAAAAATTTAAATATAATCTTACCTAAAATTAATAAAAGGAAAATAATATGAAAATAGCAGTTATTCAAGGACCAAACTTAAATATGTTGGGTGTTAGAGAACAACATATTTATGGTGCTATGACTTTAGAACAAGTTCACAATAATTTAGATGCAGCAGCAAAACAAAATGGTGTAGAATTGGAGTTTTTTCAATCTAATTTAGAAGGTGAAATAGTTGATAGAATTCAAGAATGTTTAGGAACTGTTGATGCTATTATGATAAATCCAGCTGCATATTCTCATACTTCAATAGCAATAAAAGATGCTTTAAGTGCTGTAAATATGCCAGTTGTAGAAGTACATATTTCAAATATTTATAGAAGAGAAGAGTTTAGACAAAAAAGTATTACAGCTAGTTCAAGTGCAGGAATTATTTCAGGATTTGGAACATTTGGTTACCACTTAGGATTAATCTCTTTAATTCAAATTGTAAATGAAGTAAAAGCTATAAATGAAGCTAGAGCAAAAGAAGAGAATAAATAGTTATTATGAAAATTATAAGAGCAAAATATCTTTTAACTTTTGATAATGATTTTAGAATAATAAAAGATGGAGCAGTTGTTTTTGATGATAAAATTATTGAAGTAGCAAGTTATAATTTTATTAAAAGAAAGTATCCACACTTAGAAACAATTTCTCTTGAAAAAAATTCAGTTCTAATGCCAGGTTTAATAAATTCACATATTCATTTGGAGTTTTCTGCAAATAAAACTACATTAAAATATGGTAATTTTTACTCTTGGCTAAACTCAGTTATAAAGTTTAGAGAGAATCTAATAAACAAAGCAAAAACACCTTTGATTAAAAAAGAGCTAGATAATCTTATAAAAACAGGAACAACAACAATCGGTGCAATATCTTCATACTCTTTTGATTTAGAGGCTTTAGTAAAAAGTCCTATAAATAAACTATTTTTTTGTGAAGTTATAGGCTCTAAGCCTGATATGATAGATACTTTATTTGCTGATTTTAAATCAAGATTAGAAGAGGCAAAAAAACATAATAGTAATAATTTTGAAGCTGGAATTGCTATTCATTCACCATATTCGGTGCATCCATTTTTGACAAGAGAGGTTTTAAATATTGCAAAAAGAGATAATCTTGTTGTAAGTTCACATTTTCTTGAATCAAAAGAGGAAAAAAAATGGCTTAGAAAAGATAGAGGAAGTTTTCTTGAATTTTTTAAAAACTTTTTAAATCAAACAAAAGCAACAAATAAACCTTTGGAGTTTTTAGAACTTTTTAAAGGTGTACAAAAATTATCTTTTACACATTGTGTTGAAGCAAAAAAAGATGAGTTAGAAAAGATAAAAGAACTAAATGCAACAATAAATCATTGTGCAGTTTCTAATAGATTTTTAAATAATACTAGGCTTGAAATAGAGAAAATAGAAGATATAAATTTTTCTATTGGAACAGATGGGCTTAGTTCAAATAGTTCATTGTCTATGTTTGATGAATTAAGAGCAGCTTTAAATATACATTTTGAAAAAGATATTATAAAGTTTTCAAGAACTTTGTTAAATGCTGCAACAAATGGAGGAGCCAAAGCTCTTGGATATGAAGGAAAAAAAGGGAAGATTGAGATTGATTATGATGCTGATATGATTGCTCTTTCTTTACCAAATGATATTGTAGAAATAGAAGATATATATATGCACATAATTTTACATACAAAAAATGTAAGCAAAACTATTATAAAAGGAGAGATAATTGACATTTCTTAAAAAACTTTTTTCACCAATTATTATGGTGTTAGATTTTATTACAAAATATTTTAAAACAATTGTTTTTTTAACAATTTTATTTATACTTTTTTCAAATTCTAGTGATGATGAATATCCAAATAATGCTTTTGCAAATTTACAAAAAATAGATTTAGTAGGACAAATTGTTGATCCATCAAAAGTTCTTGAAAATATAGAAAAAGCCAAAAAAGACAATAATATAAAAGGAGTACTACTTTTTGTAGATAGTCCAGGTGGTTCAGTTGCACCTTCTGTTGAGATTGCTTATGCTATTAAAGAGTTAAATAATATAAAACCAGTTGTTGTATATGCAAGTGGAACAATAGCAAGTGGAAGTTATTATGCTTCAATTTGGGCAGAAAAGATATTTGCAAACCCTGGAAGTATTGTTGGATCTATTGGAGTTATAATGCAAGGGTTTGAAGCAAGTAAACTTTTAGATAATATTGGAGTTTCTACACAAACTATAAAAGCAGGTAAATATAAAGAATCTGGAACATTTGCTAGAAAATGGACTAAAGATGAAGAAGAAGAGTTACAAAAAGTTATCAATAGTACATATAGTATGTTTGTAAGTGATGTTTCAAATGCAAGAAACTTAAATCCAAAA is a genomic window containing:
- the aroQ gene encoding type II 3-dehydroquinate dehydratase, translating into MKIAVIQGPNLNMLGVREQHIYGAMTLEQVHNNLDAAAKQNGVELEFFQSNLEGEIVDRIQECLGTVDAIMINPAAYSHTSIAIKDALSAVNMPVVEVHISNIYRREEFRQKSITASSSAGIISGFGTFGYHLGLISLIQIVNEVKAINEARAKEENK
- the mqnF gene encoding aminofutalosine deaminase family hydrolase: MKIIRAKYLLTFDNDFRIIKDGAVVFDDKIIEVASYNFIKRKYPHLETISLEKNSVLMPGLINSHIHLEFSANKTTLKYGNFYSWLNSVIKFRENLINKAKTPLIKKELDNLIKTGTTTIGAISSYSFDLEALVKSPINKLFFCEVIGSKPDMIDTLFADFKSRLEEAKKHNSNNFEAGIAIHSPYSVHPFLTREVLNIAKRDNLVVSSHFLESKEEKKWLRKDRGSFLEFFKNFLNQTKATNKPLEFLELFKGVQKLSFTHCVEAKKDELEKIKELNATINHCAVSNRFLNNTRLEIEKIEDINFSIGTDGLSSNSSLSMFDELRAALNIHFEKDIIKFSRTLLNAATNGGAKALGYEGKKGKIEIDYDADMIALSLPNDIVEIEDIYMHIILHTKNVSKTIIKGEIIDIS
- the sppA gene encoding signal peptide peptidase SppA; this encodes MTFLKKLFSPIIMVLDFITKYFKTIVFLTILFILFSNSSDDEYPNNAFANLQKIDLVGQIVDPSKVLENIEKAKKDNNIKGVLLFVDSPGGSVAPSVEIAYAIKELNNIKPVVVYASGTIASGSYYASIWAEKIFANPGSIVGSIGVIMQGFEASKLLDNIGVSTQTIKAGKYKESGTFARKWTKDEEEELQKVINSTYSMFVSDVSNARNLNPKNHNIFADAKIFTAFMAKDVGLVDEVTNITYAKKYLQDISKVEKAIWKKEDKFDKFMDKVLSETVSKILINFSSTLKAY